In Candidatus Woesebacteria bacterium, one DNA window encodes the following:
- a CDS encoding Glycosyltransferase, whose product MFASIYSPYLDTLGGGERYLMGVARVLLDLGYRVDLEWKDKDILPKLESRFGVDLSGVNIVDSIKRGRGYDFCFWLSDGSVPLLFAGRNFIHFQVPFKGVGGGSLINRIKFLRVNKVVVNSFFTKKFVDREYKVNSVVLYPPVDVETFKPSLKNKEKVILSVGRFSQLKQAKNQHILVEVFSRMYKQGFSDWRLILAGGSEVGGKDYVRKLHLLSRRLPVEIIENPDFREIKSLYERASIFWSASGFGVSEEYNPEKVEHFGITVVEAMASGAVPIVFNAGGHKEIVSQGRDGFLWNEKDELIDLTQKIAADNSLFQRLSYASIEKSANFSYQAFSDRIKNLINRA is encoded by the coding sequence ATGTTCGCATCAATTTACAGCCCTTATCTTGATACTCTTGGAGGAGGGGAAAGATATCTTATGGGGGTAGCAAGAGTTCTTCTTGATTTGGGTTATAGAGTAGATCTTGAGTGGAAAGACAAAGACATATTGCCTAAACTTGAGTCTAGATTTGGTGTTGATTTGTCAGGTGTCAATATTGTAGACAGTATTAAAAGAGGTCGGGGTTACGATTTTTGTTTTTGGCTTTCTGATGGGAGTGTGCCTCTTCTTTTTGCGGGTCGAAATTTTATTCATTTTCAAGTTCCTTTTAAAGGTGTAGGTGGCGGTTCTTTAATAAACAGGATTAAGTTTTTGAGAGTAAATAAAGTTGTAGTAAACTCTTTTTTTACCAAGAAGTTTGTAGATAGAGAATATAAAGTTAATAGCGTGGTTTTGTATCCTCCTGTTGATGTAGAAACATTTAAACCTAGTTTAAAGAATAAAGAAAAAGTTATTCTTTCGGTTGGTCGTTTCTCTCAATTAAAACAGGCCAAAAATCAACATATTTTGGTTGAAGTTTTCTCAAGGATGTATAAGCAAGGTTTTTCTGATTGGAGATTAATTCTTGCTGGTGGTTCTGAGGTGGGAGGCAAGGACTATGTTAGAAAACTACATCTTCTTTCCCGCAGGCTTCCGGTTGAAATCATAGAAAATCCTGATTTTAGGGAAATCAAATCTTTGTATGAGAGGGCTAGCATTTTTTGGTCTGCAAGTGGTTTTGGAGTTAGTGAGGAATATAATCCGGAGAAAGTTGAGCATTTTGGTATCACAGTAGTTGAAGCTATGGCTTCAGGCGCTGTTCCTATTGTCTTTAATGCAGGTGGTCATAAAGAGATAGTTAGTCAAGGTAGGGACGGGTTTTTGTGGAATGAAAAAGATGAATTGATTGATCTTACCCAAAAAATTGCGGCGGATAATTCTCTTTTTCAAAGGTTGAGTTATGCTTCAATTGAAAAAAGTGCCAATTTTTCTTATCAAGCTTTTTCTGATAGAATAAAAAACTTGATTAATCGTGCTTGA
- a CDS encoding Glycosyl transferase, family 2: MDKFKVSVIVTNYNGKDLLSKNLPSLIKAKENPKNRIIEIIMVDDASSDGSVNFLKRNFPGVRVISHKKNRGFAVATNTGVRLAKGNLVCLLNNDVSCTEDFLESVFDIFDKNDKVFAVSLNEGLYGPACGYFEDGFIVHKPLPLSKRPRKTFWVSGGSGVFRRDIWIELGWMDEKLFIPFYWEDVDLSYRALKRGYELYWDPQAKVIHQHEATIGKFNQKKKARIQERNQLLFIWKNLTSRRLMTKHIAGLFQRLFRHPGYLLIVFMALLKVRDVIKMRKKESKESLVADEFILDSFKK; the protein is encoded by the coding sequence ATGGATAAATTTAAAGTTTCTGTTATTGTTACAAATTATAATGGCAAAGATCTTCTTTCCAAAAATTTACCTTCTTTAATTAAGGCCAAAGAAAACCCCAAAAATAGGATAATTGAGATAATAATGGTTGACGATGCCTCATCTGATGGTAGCGTTAATTTTTTAAAGAGAAATTTTCCAGGAGTACGTGTTATTTCTCATAAAAAAAATAGAGGATTTGCTGTTGCCACAAATACGGGAGTAAGACTAGCTAAAGGAAACTTGGTATGTCTTTTGAATAACGATGTATCTTGTACAGAAGATTTTCTAGAATCTGTTTTTGATATTTTTGATAAAAATGACAAGGTGTTTGCTGTTTCTTTAAATGAGGGTTTATATGGTCCTGCTTGTGGTTATTTTGAGGATGGTTTTATAGTCCACAAGCCGCTTCCTTTGTCTAAGAGGCCGCGAAAGACTTTCTGGGTAAGTGGCGGCAGCGGAGTATTCAGAAGAGATATATGGATAGAATTGGGTTGGATGGATGAGAAATTGTTTATACCGTTTTATTGGGAAGATGTTGATTTATCTTACCGTGCCTTGAAGCGTGGCTATGAACTTTATTGGGATCCACAAGCTAAAGTAATTCATCAGCATGAAGCGACGATAGGGAAATTCAATCAGAAGAAAAAGGCGCGTATTCAGGAAAGGAATCAGCTTCTTTTTATTTGGAAGAATTTAACGAGCAGAAGACTTATGACCAAGCACATAGCTGGCCTTTTTCAGCGTTTGTTTAGGCATCCAGGTTATTTGCTAATTGTTTTTATGGCTCTTCTGAAAGTTAGGGATGTAATAAAAATGCGTAAGAAGGAAAGCAAGGAAAGTCTCGTGGCTGATGAATTTATACTTGATAGCTTTAAAAAGTGA
- a CDS encoding Mannosyltransferase — protein MRDFFQIPIPRYLFVFALLVRLLIMPFLYHPDIKIYNFQSSFLSSGVLNIYDFLNERKQELPFREEFVYQPLAYLFWGSYQVLIKPLLGSGFKEWLWDASQQSVENFRIFRFIFLLKLPLLFFDVLTAFLLASFFDDKKRKSRVFTLWLLNPFSIFIIYAYSGFDIIVSFLVLLSLYLAKKDRLVLSSFFLVLGSLFKAYPLLLLPIIFLKVNKFGDFLKMFLVVLATFLSLSYPFFSKSFISGAISSGLMNRIFAPSIDLGFGVRIIIPFLIIFIVYLLSRLDKRIELYFFLLLVVVLSFIHFHIQWLVWILPLLILFLVKYKENYFIAVLWFLVMFFLPFLYDDKQMTVSLFSLFSRYFSLIPYPFVIVQKVYNSYYLQSLLQTASSSLALFLLWKNINYIKK, from the coding sequence ATGCGTGACTTTTTCCAAATTCCCATTCCTCGGTATCTTTTTGTTTTTGCTTTATTGGTGAGGCTTTTGATCATGCCCTTTTTGTATCACCCCGATATAAAAATATACAATTTCCAATCCTCTTTTTTGAGTAGTGGAGTTTTGAATATCTATGACTTTTTAAATGAAAGAAAGCAAGAACTGCCTTTTAGAGAGGAATTTGTATACCAACCTCTCGCTTATCTTTTTTGGGGGTCATATCAAGTATTAATCAAACCTCTATTGGGGAGCGGTTTTAAAGAATGGCTTTGGGATGCAAGTCAGCAGTCTGTTGAAAATTTTAGAATTTTTCGCTTTATTTTTTTGCTTAAGTTGCCACTTTTATTTTTTGATGTTCTGACAGCTTTTCTCCTTGCTTCATTTTTTGATGACAAGAAGAGGAAATCAAGAGTGTTTACGCTTTGGCTTCTAAATCCATTTTCTATTTTTATTATTTATGCTTATTCTGGTTTTGATATTATTGTTTCTTTCTTGGTTCTTTTATCTTTGTATTTGGCAAAGAAGGATAGGCTGGTTTTATCAAGTTTTTTCTTGGTTTTGGGTTCTCTTTTTAAGGCTTATCCTCTGCTTTTATTACCTATCATTTTCCTTAAAGTAAATAAGTTTGGCGATTTCCTTAAAATGTTTTTAGTTGTTCTGGCAACATTTCTGTCTTTATCTTATCCGTTTTTCTCGAAATCTTTTATTAGTGGGGCTATTTCTTCAGGATTGATGAATAGAATTTTTGCTCCTTCTATTGATTTAGGTTTTGGTGTGAGGATTATAATTCCATTTTTGATTATTTTTATTGTTTATCTTCTTTCACGCCTAGATAAGCGCATCGAACTTTATTTTTTTCTATTACTAGTAGTTGTCTTAAGTTTTATACATTTCCATATACAATGGTTGGTTTGGATTTTGCCGCTTCTTATTTTGTTTTTAGTTAAATATAAGGAAAATTATTTTATTGCTGTTTTATGGTTTTTGGTTATGTTTTTCTTGCCGTTTCTTTATGATGATAAACAAATGACAGTATCTTTATTTTCACTTTTTTCAAGGTATTTTAGTCTTATCCCTTATCCTTTTGTTATTGTCCAGAAGGTTTACAATTCATATTATTTGCAATCTTTGTTACAGACAGCTTCTAGTTCTTTGGCCTTATTCTTATTATGGAAAAATATAAATTACATAAAGAAGTAA
- a CDS encoding Glycosyl transferase family 2 has protein sequence MSKKTGKVVIVMPAYNAAKTVEDTYRETPLEYRKHVILVDDNSSDDTTKVAKKLGIKVFAHPNNLGYGGNQKTCYWEALKLKPDVVVMLHPDYQYDATMIPYLVQPILDGKYDFMFGSRIATKKGALEGGMPPLKYYVNRIVCFIQNILLGVNFTEHFSGFRAYSAKLLRKVPFQRFSNDFVFDQEMTISALSYGFRIGEIPIPTRYHEKASSIRFWKGSKFVLEGFLTIFFYYLHRLGIKRDRRFR, from the coding sequence ATGAGTAAAAAAACTGGAAAAGTAGTTATTGTTATGCCCGCTTACAATGCGGCAAAAACTGTAGAAGATACCTATCGCGAGACTCCTCTTGAGTATAGGAAGCATGTTATTCTGGTTGATGATAATAGTTCAGATGATACGACAAAAGTAGCAAAAAAACTTGGTATTAAAGTTTTTGCTCACCCTAATAATTTAGGTTATGGTGGAAACCAAAAGACTTGTTATTGGGAAGCTCTGAAATTAAAGCCAGATGTTGTTGTAATGCTTCATCCTGATTATCAATATGATGCGACAATGATTCCTTACCTTGTTCAGCCAATTCTTGATGGAAAGTATGATTTTATGTTTGGTAGCCGTATTGCCACAAAAAAGGGAGCTCTTGAAGGGGGAATGCCTCCTCTTAAATATTATGTCAATAGAATAGTTTGTTTTATTCAGAATATTCTTTTGGGAGTTAATTTTACTGAGCATTTTTCAGGTTTTAGGGCGTATAGCGCCAAGCTTTTAAGGAAAGTTCCTTTTCAACGTTTTTCTAATGATTTTGTCTTTGATCAGGAAATGACAATCTCAGCTTTAAGTTATGGTTTTAGAATTGGCGAGATTCCCATTCCAACTCGATACCACGAAAAAGCTTCTTCTATTAGATTTTGGAAAGGCTCTAAATTTGTTTTAGAGGGATTTTTGACTATCTTTTTTTATTACCTCCATCGTCTTGGCATTAAGAGGGATAGAAGATTTAGATGA
- a CDS encoding glycosyl transferase, group 2 family protein, with protein MASRENKNKINISVVILAKNEEKKINECLRSLGWVDEIILVDGGSVDATCSLAKRFKAKIFEFIKESFAERRNFGTKKARGEWVLHIDSDERITEGLREEILEAISSSSFSHYAIPRSNFVFGKKMKHCGLWPDYVVRLFKKKDFVTWQGDLHETPLVKGRLGYMNNYFIHIKHDNLFDIVEKTNKWSLIEAKLMFNACHPPMNFLRFASSIFREFYLRMIKQLAFLDGVEGVIYGIYQVWSRFLSYAKLWEMQENNSKLKTQKSKMNNDLFDLKLF; from the coding sequence ATGGCAAGTAGAGAGAATAAAAATAAAATTAATATAAGCGTTGTTATTTTGGCTAAAAATGAAGAAAAAAAGATAAATGAATGTTTGAGATCTCTTGGTTGGGTGGATGAAATAATTTTGGTGGATGGTGGTTCTGTGGATGCAACTTGTAGTTTAGCTAAGAGATTTAAAGCTAAAATATTTGAGTTTATAAAAGAAAGCTTTGCTGAAAGACGGAATTTTGGCACCAAAAAGGCACGAGGAGAGTGGGTTTTGCATATTGATTCTGACGAAAGAATAACAGAAGGTTTAAGGGAGGAAATTTTAGAAGCGATTTCTTCTAGTAGCTTTTCTCATTATGCTATTCCTCGTTCTAATTTTGTTTTTGGCAAAAAGATGAAGCACTGTGGGCTTTGGCCTGATTATGTAGTCAGGCTTTTTAAGAAGAAAGATTTTGTTACTTGGCAGGGAGATTTGCATGAGACACCTCTTGTTAAAGGTAGGTTGGGATATATGAACAATTATTTTATTCATATAAAACATGATAACCTTTTTGACATAGTAGAGAAGACTAATAAATGGTCTCTTATTGAGGCTAAGTTGATGTTTAATGCTTGCCACCCGCCCATGAATTTTCTGCGTTTTGCCTCATCTATTTTTCGTGAGTTTTATTTAAGAATGATAAAACAACTGGCTTTTCTTGATGGTGTTGAGGGCGTGATTTACGGCATATACCAAGTTTGGAGCAGATTTTTAAGTTACGCCAAACTTTGGGAAATGCAAGAAAATAACTCAAAACTTAAAACTCAAAAGTCAAAAATGAATAACGATTTGTTTGACCTTAAGCTTTTCTAG
- a CDS encoding dTDP-Rha:A-D-GlcNAc-diphosphoryl polyprenol, A-3-L-rhamnosyl transferase WbbL, which produces MKKAISIIIVNYNTSDLTIDCLSSIAKDKSIPPYEIILIDNASTDGSFDKFNELKWKNLVLVRNKENLGFAKAVNQGIKLSRGEYILLLNSDTTVKKGAIKKLIDFARRTKDAGVIAPRLLNADNSIQPSCFNLPSVSRAFKQYFLGQKGLLDKFYPTGKKPTVVESAVGAAFLITPIALKKVGLFDERYFMYFEDLDYCRRVNKKGLKVYYLPDSEIIHLHGQSGKNLASDKDQWKRLIPSSKIYYGTVNHYLINSIIRFSNLFRNKRGTILSVILLLLLVLPTISPLLRRGFFYMQDDLQAFRVQQMDKCFKDLQIPCRWVPDAGYGYGYPQFNYYPPFVYYLGELIHLLGFEFVDTVKILFVLGYLLSALSMFILLRLFTGNLPALVASLVYTYAPYKAVEVYVRGALSEFWAFVFFPLIFWSSYLLIKKGKSIYFVLLSLFLASLFTTHILMTISFFVPFLVWVLFWALHEKKVSSLFRVLLSGIFAFALSAFFVLPVAFERQYAHIETMTMGYFDYRKHFLGIYKLLFDREWGYGSSGFKDEKLNLSLGFVQWFFPLIFFLIFSFRKFILKTKKQSNYDLMIFIGFLLILFSLFIIHPRSIFIWENLPFLALFQFPWRFMTVALFLSAFVTGIGLTLFRRKSRLFLGILISVLAIFLNINYFKPRDWYFDIDDSKKFSGELWERQLTISIFDYLPIYATLPPWSKAPESPEIIFGDAKILSYNKGSDYQIGEVIVLSDKARIRAPIFDFPGMVVLANGKTIPHFNNDCSSQKYCLGLVTFDLDYGRYNVEIRLKDTPVRKIANIISLVSFCAIIFLLVKGKYEQKTS; this is translated from the coding sequence GTGAAAAAGGCAATTTCAATAATTATTGTAAATTACAATACTTCTGATTTGACAATTGACTGCCTGTCTTCTATTGCCAAAGACAAAAGTATTCCTCCTTATGAAATAATTCTGATTGATAACGCTTCAACAGATGGATCGTTTGATAAGTTTAATGAATTAAAGTGGAAAAATTTGGTCTTGGTAAGAAATAAAGAAAATCTTGGTTTTGCAAAAGCAGTAAATCAGGGAATAAAGCTTTCAAGGGGTGAATATATTTTACTTTTAAATTCAGATACAACAGTTAAAAAAGGCGCGATAAAAAAACTTATCGACTTTGCTAGAAGGACAAAAGACGCTGGTGTTATTGCCCCTCGTCTTCTTAATGCGGATAATTCAATACAACCATCCTGTTTTAATCTGCCTTCTGTCTCAAGAGCGTTCAAGCAATATTTCTTAGGTCAAAAGGGATTACTTGATAAATTTTATCCTACGGGCAAAAAACCAACAGTTGTAGAATCAGCAGTAGGTGCTGCTTTTCTGATTACCCCTATTGCTCTTAAAAAGGTCGGCCTGTTTGATGAGCGTTATTTTATGTATTTTGAGGACCTTGATTATTGCAGGCGAGTTAACAAAAAAGGTTTGAAAGTCTACTATCTTCCAGATTCTGAAATAATTCATCTTCATGGGCAAAGCGGAAAGAATTTAGCTTCCGATAAAGATCAGTGGAAGAGATTAATTCCTTCAAGCAAGATCTATTATGGCACAGTTAATCATTACCTTATTAATTCTATAATCAGATTTTCCAATCTTTTTAGAAATAAAAGGGGCACTATTTTAAGTGTTATTCTTTTATTACTACTTGTTTTGCCTACGATTTCTCCTTTGTTAAGAAGAGGGTTTTTTTATATGCAGGATGATCTTCAAGCTTTCCGGGTCCAGCAAATGGATAAATGCTTTAAGGACTTACAGATTCCTTGTCGTTGGGTTCCTGATGCTGGTTACGGATATGGCTATCCTCAATTTAATTATTACCCTCCTTTTGTCTATTATTTGGGCGAATTAATTCATCTTTTAGGTTTTGAATTTGTTGACACTGTTAAGATACTTTTTGTCTTGGGTTATCTTCTATCTGCTTTATCAATGTTTATTTTGTTAAGGTTGTTTACGGGTAATTTACCTGCTTTGGTGGCTAGTCTTGTTTATACTTACGCTCCTTATAAAGCAGTTGAGGTCTATGTAAGGGGAGCCTTGAGCGAGTTTTGGGCTTTTGTCTTTTTTCCTCTTATTTTTTGGTCTTCTTATCTTTTGATTAAGAAAGGCAAGAGTATTTATTTTGTTCTGTTGTCTTTATTTTTGGCCTCGCTTTTTACTACTCACATCTTAATGACAATATCCTTTTTTGTTCCTTTCTTGGTTTGGGTTTTGTTTTGGGCTCTTCACGAAAAAAAGGTTTCGAGCCTTTTTCGAGTTTTACTTTCAGGAATTTTTGCATTTGCTCTTTCTGCTTTCTTTGTTTTACCTGTCGCTTTTGAAAGGCAATATGCTCATATTGAAACAATGACAATGGGTTATTTTGATTACAGGAAGCATTTTTTGGGTATTTATAAGTTGCTTTTTGATAGGGAGTGGGGTTATGGTTCCTCAGGCTTCAAGGACGAGAAACTTAATTTATCTTTAGGTTTTGTGCAGTGGTTTTTCCCTCTTATTTTCTTTTTGATATTTTCTTTTCGTAAATTTATTTTGAAGACCAAAAAACAATCTAATTATGATTTGATGATTTTTATAGGCTTTTTGTTAATTCTTTTTTCTTTGTTTATTATCCACCCAAGATCAATTTTTATCTGGGAGAATTTGCCATTTTTAGCCTTGTTTCAGTTTCCTTGGCGCTTTATGACAGTAGCTCTTTTCCTTTCTGCTTTTGTTACAGGTATCGGCCTAACACTTTTTAGGAGGAAAAGTAGATTATTTTTAGGTATTTTGATTTCTGTTCTGGCAATTTTTTTGAATATAAATTATTTTAAACCTCGTGATTGGTATTTTGATATTGATGATTCAAAGAAGTTTTCGGGCGAGCTTTGGGAAAGGCAATTAACTATTAGTATCTTTGATTATCTGCCAATTTATGCTACTTTACCTCCGTGGTCAAAGGCGCCTGAATCTCCCGAAATTATTTTTGGTGATGCTAAAATTTTGTCATACAACAAAGGAAGTGATTATCAAATTGGGGAAGTTATAGTTTTAAGTGATAAGGCTCGCATTCGCGCTCCTATTTTTGATTTTCCTGGAATGGTGGTTTTGGCAAACGGAAAGACAATTCCTCATTTTAATAACGACTGCTCTTCGCAGAAATATTGTCTTGGCCTTGTAACTTTTGACCTTGATTATGGTAGATATAATGTTGAAATTAGATTGAAAGACACGCCAGTTAGAAAAATTGCAAATATTATCTCTTTGGTTTCTTTTTGTGCAATAATATTCTTGTTAGTCAAAGGAAAATATGAGCAAAAAACTTCTTAG
- a CDS encoding Polysaccharide biosynthesis protein, with amino-acid sequence MSIDENLNTSPEIDLEVVKKRAVKGVVVLTGRTFFLSILSFLATGLLTVFLDPSQFGIFWMVSAVVNFLAYFSDIGLAAALIQKKEKVIEEDLSTTFLVQELLVFVILIVLFFATPIFVKIYNLDFEGKLLLYSLGISLFLSSLKTIPSVLLERELEFGKLVLPQILENLTYNILAVFLAWRGFGLRSFTYSVLARGLVGLVAMYLLRPWKPKILFARSSFSHLIKFGLPYQVNTLLATVKDDGLTAVLGGILGGAGLGFLGWAQKWGQAPLRFFMDQVIKVTFPAFSRMQYEKDQLRSSLERSLFFISLLVFPSLFGLLALAPLLVEIIPKYIKWQPALIPLYLIGGNTVFAAVSTQLTNLLNATGRIKTTFKLMVMWTILSWLLIPFLAYRFGVNGAAFGYLLLGASSVVAIIIVRRFLPFSFSRSFLKPLLSSLVMFFLVVFLRINLPLNVKSLILLILVGAFSYLVLIYLLVGEVFKEDVKKSFKVFFGRGK; translated from the coding sequence CAGGGCTTTTAACTGTCTTTCTTGATCCTTCTCAATTTGGAATATTTTGGATGGTTTCAGCTGTAGTTAATTTTTTAGCTTATTTTAGCGATATTGGTCTTGCTGCAGCTCTGATTCAGAAAAAAGAGAAGGTTATAGAAGAAGATTTGTCTACCACATTTTTGGTTCAAGAGCTTTTGGTTTTTGTCATTCTTATTGTGCTTTTTTTTGCCACGCCAATTTTTGTCAAAATCTATAATCTTGATTTTGAGGGTAAACTTTTGCTTTACTCTCTTGGTATAAGCCTTTTTTTGTCCTCTTTAAAGACGATTCCTTCAGTCTTGCTCGAGCGTGAGCTTGAATTTGGAAAACTGGTCCTTCCACAGATCTTGGAAAATTTGACCTACAACATCTTAGCCGTATTTCTTGCCTGGCGTGGATTTGGTTTAAGAAGTTTCACTTATAGTGTTTTGGCAAGGGGATTGGTAGGCCTTGTTGCTATGTACCTACTTCGGCCTTGGAAACCCAAGATTCTTTTTGCCAGGTCTTCTTTTTCTCATTTGATTAAATTTGGCTTACCTTATCAGGTTAACACCTTGCTTGCGACGGTTAAAGATGATGGCTTGACCGCGGTTTTAGGAGGAATTTTGGGAGGGGCGGGGCTTGGCTTTTTGGGATGGGCACAAAAATGGGGACAAGCGCCTTTGAGATTTTTTATGGACCAGGTAATTAAAGTTACTTTTCCTGCTTTTTCCCGGATGCAGTATGAAAAAGACCAGTTGCGCTCATCGCTTGAAAGATCTTTATTTTTCATTTCTCTTTTGGTTTTTCCTTCTCTTTTTGGGCTACTTGCTCTTGCTCCGCTTCTGGTTGAAATTATTCCTAAATACATCAAGTGGCAGCCGGCTTTAATACCGCTTTATTTAATAGGTGGTAATACGGTCTTTGCAGCGGTAAGTACGCAATTGACGAATCTTTTAAACGCGACAGGTAGAATCAAAACAACCTTTAAATTAATGGTGATGTGGACTATCTTATCTTGGCTCTTGATTCCTTTTTTGGCTTATAGATTTGGAGTTAATGGTGCTGCTTTTGGTTATTTACTTTTGGGAGCAAGCTCTGTTGTTGCTATAATTATAGTTAGAAGATTCTTGCCTTTTTCCTTCTCTCGCTCTTTTTTAAAACCCCTTCTTTCTTCGCTTGTTATGTTTTTTCTTGTTGTCTTCTTAAGGATTAATTTGCCTTTGAATGTAAAATCCTTAATACTTTTAATTTTAGTAGGTGCCTTTTCTTATCTTGTCTTGATTTATCTTTTGGTGGGTGAAGTTTTTAAAGAAGATGTTAAAAAAAGTTTTAAAGTATTTTTTGGTAGGGGAAAATAA
- a CDS encoding Glycosyltransferase — translation MKKKVATVVLNWNRWKDTISCLESLSHVDAFSFDPEVLVVDNASSDDSIHKLEKFKKKFDFKLIKNASNLGFAEGNNVGLRYAISKGFDYVMVLNNDTLVDRKIFSHLLSVFEDNRGVGVVSPKIYFAKGFEFHKERYSARDLGKVIWYAGGKVDWDNVMGINSGVDEVDQGQFGEVKEVDFSTGCCSLFPVSVLKDVGLYDKRYFMYFEDVDLSLRIKKAGYKVMFQPKGIVWHKVAQSSGIGSDLNDYFISRNRLLFGFKYAPTRTKIALFRESLRFLLRGRKWQKIGVRDFYLGKFGKGSWK, via the coding sequence ATGAAGAAAAAAGTTGCTACTGTTGTTTTAAATTGGAATAGGTGGAAAGATACTATTTCTTGTCTTGAAAGTCTGTCTCATGTTGATGCGTTTTCTTTCGATCCTGAAGTTTTGGTTGTTGATAATGCCTCAAGTGATGATTCTATACATAAGCTCGAAAAATTTAAGAAAAAATTTGATTTTAAGTTGATTAAAAACGCATCCAATTTGGGATTTGCCGAAGGTAATAATGTAGGTTTAAGGTACGCAATCTCTAAAGGTTTTGATTATGTGATGGTTTTGAATAATGATACCCTGGTTGATAGGAAAATCTTCTCTCATCTCTTATCTGTCTTTGAAGACAATAGAGGAGTTGGTGTAGTATCGCCCAAAATCTATTTTGCTAAAGGTTTTGAGTTTCATAAAGAAAGATATTCAGCTCGTGATTTAGGTAAGGTAATTTGGTATGCTGGTGGTAAAGTAGATTGGGATAATGTGATGGGTATTAACTCAGGTGTTGATGAGGTAGATCAAGGACAATTTGGTGAAGTTAAGGAAGTAGATTTCTCAACTGGTTGCTGTAGTCTTTTTCCTGTTTCTGTTTTAAAAGATGTAGGTCTTTATGACAAGCGTTATTTTATGTATTTTGAAGATGTGGATCTTTCCCTGCGGATTAAAAAAGCTGGTTATAAAGTTATGTTTCAGCCAAAGGGTATAGTTTGGCACAAAGTTGCTCAAAGCTCGGGTATTGGTAGTGATTTGAATGATTATTTTATCAGTCGTAATCGTCTTTTGTTTGGTTTCAAGTATGCGCCAACTAGAACAAAAATCGCTTTGTTCAGGGAAAGTCTAAGGTTCCTATTAAGAGGTAGAAAGTGGCAGAAAATTGGGGTGAGGGATTTTTACCTTGGTAAATTCGGAAAAGGTAGCTGGAAATAA
- a CDS encoding Glycosyl transferase family 2, translated as MKKISVVINTLNEEKNIPLVIRSVRQFADEVVVVDMHSEDKTCEVAESLGARVFTFERKSYVEPARNFAISKASGDWVFILDADERATPQLLAKLKKIVKENQYDFVNIPRKNLIFGKWIRHSLWWPDYNIRFFRKGSVIWKDEIHSQPETKGKGINLLPKEKYAIVHRNYSSVSSYILRMNRYTDIQAQDKIKEGYVFDWKDLIRRPTAEFVSRFFSASGYKDGLHGLALALLQSFSELVLYLKLWQANKFKEVVFDLDDLNQELIKSERELNYWKADMLLKINKNKKINSLFLRLKRKLRIS; from the coding sequence ATGAAAAAGATTTCGGTTGTTATTAACACTCTAAACGAGGAAAAAAATATACCTCTTGTTATCAGGTCTGTGCGTCAGTTTGCTGATGAGGTGGTAGTTGTTGATATGCATTCTGAAGATAAGACTTGCGAGGTGGCAGAAAGCCTTGGAGCCAGGGTTTTTACCTTTGAGAGGAAAAGTTATGTGGAGCCAGCTCGGAATTTTGCTATCAGCAAAGCAAGTGGTGACTGGGTTTTTATCTTAGACGCTGACGAAAGAGCAACACCACAACTTTTGGCGAAGCTTAAAAAGATTGTCAAAGAAAATCAATATGATTTTGTTAATATCCCTCGCAAGAATTTGATCTTTGGTAAGTGGATAAGACATTCTTTGTGGTGGCCTGACTATAACATCAGGTTTTTTAGGAAAGGTTCGGTTATCTGGAAAGATGAAATACATAGCCAGCCTGAGACCAAAGGTAAAGGAATAAATTTATTACCCAAGGAAAAATATGCCATTGTTCACAGAAATTACTCATCAGTTTCTTCTTATATTCTTAGGATGAATAGATATACCGATATACAAGCTCAAGATAAGATAAAAGAAGGTTATGTCTTTGATTGGAAAGATTTAATAAGAAGGCCAACAGCTGAATTTGTCAGCCGCTTTTTTTCGGCTAGTGGTTATAAAGATGGCCTTCATGGTTTGGCTTTGGCTTTACTACAATCTTTTTCGGAATTGGTGCTTTATCTTAAGTTGTGGCAAGCAAATAAGTTTAAGGAAGTTGTTTTTGATCTTGATGATTTAAATCAAGAACTGATAAAAAGTGAAAGAGAATTAAATTATTGGAAGGCTGATATGCTTCTTAAGATTAACAAAAACAAAAAGATCAACTCTCTTTTTTTAAGACTTAAAAGAAAATTAAGGATTTCTTAA